The stretch of DNA ACGCCCAGCCGATCCTTCCCGATCCGATGATGGCCCTTGATGGCATCCAACACCTCACTGAACCATGGGATGGACGTGCCGGCAAAGCACTCTTGGAGCTTAATAGCGCTGACAACCGGATGATCCCCCATCGCATGGGCGGCCGTCGCACGAAAGCGCGGAATCTTACCCAGATCATGTCCTAGTGTGGCCACCAGTACCTTCGGGATCATAAGATCCCCATCCCGGTAGGTCTGCTTGAGCAACGCCAACGCTAACTCCGTGACCCGATACGTATGGTCTCGCAGCGTGATTTTCGCGAGCGTATCGCGAATGGAATAGAGGTCCGTACATTCTTCGTCGCGTTCGATACCGGCCGTCACGATCGACGGACAGTCCCCATATTCCTCGAGAATTTTCACCACCGTGAGCAGCGGCTCCAGTGCGCGCTGGCTCTCAATTACCGGTTGATAAGGCATGATGAAATCCCGAATAAGTGCGGACGACCGGCCAGACGACACCGGGCGTGTCGAGGTGGCGGGATCGAGTGTGGCGGCCTGTGCGCCTCCCTGAGGAGGCAGCACCGGCTGGGCAGAGGACGGGCCCTCCACAGAAGTTGATGCACTGGGGTATGTCAGGGCCGCAGGAGCGACGGCCACCTCAGGATCAGGCGGTGCATACTCTGCTGGACTACCCTCGGGCTCAGCTTCCTCGACCAGCTCCCCAGTTTGTTGAATGAAATCCAAATTGAGCGGAAGCCACACGTCTTTAGCCAGATCCTCTAGGGTGATTTCGATCAGCCTCGGCACCACAAGCGGAGTTGCTACTCCGGTATGAACTCTTGCAGACTCGCCCCGCCAAGCTCCCCACAATCTCCCGAGCATGTCACCTCCACGGTTCCGGTAACGGCATCACGCTCACATGCGTCGCTTTAGCCCGGACTCGTACCACCCGCCCCATCAAACTCACATCCACCAGCACATCCTCACCGTCCAAGGCTCGGACGATGCCCGTCATCTGCGCATATGGGCCCGAACTCACCTGCACCACGTCGGCCACCTTGGCCAGGAGTGGTTCAACATTGCTAAGGTCCTCGAAGAGGTCGCTATCCAGCAAAGGAAGCGCTCGCACCACTCCAGACAGCCGCTTGATCACGGGAACGGCCGTTGGATCACAGTGAGCAATCACATAGCCCTTTGTCGGACGTTCCACGTCCGTGCACCCCAACTCCTGGAGCTGCAAGGCCACGTGTCGTTCACGGCCTGGCGTGACATCAAACGCCCACCGTGCATGTAACGCATTCTCAGTGGAGCACGCCTCTGTTTGTCTGTCGCTCACAGTTCCTCCTTTTGAAAACCGCTCCACCTCACCCCGCGGACTCATCGCAGCAAGCCACGGGCTCGTCTGATGCCTGCGAGGCGCTCCAATGCCCGATACACCTTCCAGCTGTAGCCCGCGATGTTGCGACTGCCGTTGTAACGGCCTACGGCTGTCCACGTTTCTTGGTACTCATTGATCTTCTGCCGCAAGACAAAGGCAGCCCATTGGATATTGATACAAGGATCGAGAAAATGGACTGGATCAATTTTGTACTGCCGCATGTGCACGCTATTGATCTGTGCAATCCCCACATCAAAATTCGCCCCCGCCTTCCACAGTTCAGCAACCAGATCCGTCGCTTGCTTGAAAGAAAGTGGTCCTCGCCGATCCCCCTTGCCGTCCCGATTCACATTCACCGCATGCGGATCCCCTTCACTCTCCACTAGAATAATGGCTTCCAATATTTGCACGGTCACCGCGTAGCGATTCGCCGCCGCCACAACACAACTGTGGTTCACATACCAAAACCGGTCCGGAGGCATCTCCGCCGCAACACTGTCCGGCAAGACACCGAGACATACCACCGCAAGACAGAACCACGTCGAACGGCGACTTTTCGGTCTGGAGAATGCACCCAGAGGCCCACCATACCCCCGTCTTAACAGGTGCCTGTGTAGGTGCATATCTTCGTCGCCATTTCCTTCGTGATCACAGCCGGGTCAATATTCGCTGAAACATTTTTGTACCATTCCGTGAAATCCATCGCCTGGAAGTTCAAAGCGCTGAACTGATCGACCGTAAATCCGTCGCACTGGGGCGCATCCGCTGATCCCCAGGTCATGCCCAACTGCACACGGCCTTGTTCCTGCACCATCCGACCGAGCTCGGATTTCATAGTGCAGTAGACCTCTTCCTTTCGGAGGCACACACTGCCGACCAGAAAGGAGCCTTTATCCACACAATGTGTCCCAATTAGATGAGCCTTTCGATCGTGTTTATCCCTCGCAAGCGCGATCTCCTCCTCAGAGCATTTCCCAATCAATTTATCGGGGTCCGAATCGCAGCAATTGATTAGTGATCGCCCGATTGTGCTGAAATCACAGGTGCTCCTTTTGCCCGTGAAGATACGCAGACGGTCCGGATCCCAATCTTCTTCGACATTCTTGGTCATCGCCAGCCAGGTGGCCGCTAACGCCAGATTCTCATTGGGTGGCGTACTGGTATCCACGCAAAACGGCACAGGACTGTCTGGTTTCCCACACTTCGTGCATTGAGTAATCGGTTGCGTCGTCGAACATTCCGACGGTCCCGGACACTTGTAGGTGTTCTCGTACATCAAGCAATATCCCGTCCCCGGCTGCACCGATGCGCAGCGAGAGCTGACTTGATTGCAGCCCTTGTCTCGATACTCGCCACAGGTGTCCCCGGCCGTGGACGTGACATCCCAGGTTTGCTCCTCTTGAAAGCATCCCGTTAAGGGCGCCACGCTGTACGTATCAAGAAAGGTTCCCGTTACCATGACCGCAATCGAATGCGACTCGTAAGTAAATGTAAACGGAACTTGCCAGCTGAGCGGGCCGGTGGGACTGAAGGCGCCCATCGTAAACGTCATGGGATACCCAAAGCATGAGCACTTGCTATTGCAGTAGGCCGGCGAGCCATTTCCAGAGGCCGTCGGGTTCGCCGGAGTCAACACGTAAGGCCCGGTCTTCACCGAGCCAACATTTGTGCAGCCGTATTTGTCTTCTCCGGCGGAATTGCCAGTGACGTTCAAGCCGACCACCCATCGAGTTCCATCCCAGATAGGAAACGCCGATTCGATCGTAAAATTGCCCATGGCCATTCCCGGCGCATGGTCGTGCGCGTTGAATCCAGAAGTCCCCCCGGTCAGCACGGTGGCATACGGTTGAGCACACTTGAGATCCCGCGCAGCTCCATCGAGACAGGTCGTAGTCACCAGTGCGGCGAGGCCACTGGCGCCAGCCGCTTCTAGATCCTTGCACCCATTGACCTCCGTCTCAGAGGTATAGGGAGGGCTGGGAATTCCAGGAACCGTGCACGCGTTCGGTAGCAGGGTGGGGTTGCGAATCTTGAGGCAGGTCTGCCGTGAGCCCCCAGGCACTTGGCAGGTCCCCGTGACGCCAGCCCCTTCGGTGTAACTCGTGCACATATTCACCACGGAACAGCTCTCCGTCATGATGGAATCGGTCGGCAGCGTCGCTGCCGTCGATTGCGCCGTCGTCACCGGGCTACTAGTCCGTAGATCCCACCCATCTCGGTCAATCCTGCTCTGTTGGATTTTCGAGTAACGCTCATCGGAGCTCGCCGCCGCACCGCCGGCCGCGCTCAAACTGCCAGGATCATCGTAATACCTCTCTTCAGCAGCCCCAGAGCACCCTGCCGTGACACAACCCGGCGACCCTGAGTACTGCGGCACTTTGGTCATGTTCGGCGCCAGAATACCTGCACCGACTAATCCTGAGGCCTTCTGCCCCTCTACCTCACACTTCGCTTTGAGGTACGGATCGTCAATCCCACTGCAATCTGCGCGTACCTCCACAACACCACACACCAAACAGATCGCGAGGCAAATCCCTATGAGCATGCGCTTCATCACAGACAGCCTCCCCCTATCGACGCGTGCCTAACCGAGCCGTATCCAATGAGGGCACCGTCATCTCGTCCATCCCTACCGCTTCTCCCAGTGAATTTCCGTCCGGCGGATGTCGAGCGGACTGGTCCCTTGCAACGAAGGGGGACAGTTCACCGGCCAAAATCGTCCCAAGCGCGTCACGATCCATAAACTGAATCGGCGTTCCCCGCATGATGATTTGTGCCATACCCCACCCCCAGTATCGTGCCGTCACCTGATGAATCTGAATGTCGAAACCAATGATCAGGTCAGCTCCCAACGCCGCAGCGCTTTGCGCAAGCCTATTCACCATGCTCTGAGTCGCATGGACGATCGGACTGTCATACGTCTTCGCGCGCCCTCCCCAGAAATCGGTGAATCGGACAACGGCATCCCGCCAGGAAGCGATCCCGACGGTCTCGATCTGAATCAATGCCTGAAAATACCGATAGGTATGTCCGGGAATGACATCCACCGTAAGAATTTTCATTCGGGCCTATCGCTTTTCGGTATCAGACGGTGACACCTCGGCCTTCTTCGGAGCATCTGCGTCGATACTGATCGTCAATGTGTTCATGGGCGCGGCCATCACTTCCCCATCGACAGCCGGAAGAAGGGGACGTCCAGTTGAAGCTTTTCCGGACATCCCAGAAGCTAGAGGAGGAGGCACCAGTTCCGCGTTTTGCCCATTCCCCCCACGGAAGCCATCCAGAAATCGTCGTAACCATCCTTTGTCCGCATCGGGCTTGGTTCGAGGCGATTCGACCTTAGCCTCTATCACCCTCTGAGGAACGGGCATCGGCACATCCGGTTTGGCAGGGACAGTGGTCGTCGCCACTGGACTTGGAGCGACCGCCAGGCTCGTCCCGCTCGGCTCAACACCCGAGCCCCCAGCGCCTACGCTCCCCTCCATATTCGGACTGCCAGCCTTGGCGACAGGTTCAGTTTTGGGAGCACTTCCTGACTTACCCTCACCCAACTGGACGCGCGTTTTCTGGACGTCGGGAGCACCCCCTCTAGCCTGCAAGGACTTCCCAAGTTTCCCAATCGACAGTTCAACACGTTCGAAGCGATTGGCTAAGGCGACCGTCGTTTCTGTGAGGGTTTCGATCTTCCCCGCAATATTTTGCAGGCGCGCGTCGACTCCGGACAGTTGTTGCGCCTGCTGCGCAAACTGCGCCCGCTGGGACTCGTACTGATTCTGGGTGTCTTTCACCACCCCCTTCACGGTCAGGATGTCCCCCTGCAGTTTTTCCGCTTGGGCCTTTAGTCCCATCTGCTCTTGCGCAACATGCCGATACACCTGGGATACATTGTCGACTCGCTGGGACAGCTCGTCGTGCTCGGTCTCCATGACTTCCTTCACCGCGAGTTGATGCTGGTACTTGGTTTCCAAATCCTGATATTCACCGGTGCTGACGCAACCGGACAACAGTGCGAGACTAAGGGCTGCCATGCGTTGCCACATACCGTGCTCCTTTCATACGAGAGGGGTGACTACCTCCCTTTTCCCTATTGGTTCAAAAATGCTTTCACCGCGCCCCGCGGCTCATACTCTGTCACCGTCACGCGAGCGACATGCCCGATGACATCGTGCAAGGCCACTACAAGCTCATCGACGGCCTGAAAATGTTTCACATACGGAGTGAGATCTTCCGCTCGGAGACGAATGCTATTGAGCGCGTTATCTAGGGCGCGAA from Fimbriimonadaceae bacterium encodes:
- a CDS encoding lytic transglycosylase domain-containing protein, producing MAAANRYAVTVQILEAIILVESEGDPHAVNVNRDGKGDRRGPLSFKQATDLVAELWKAGANFDVGIAQINSVHMRQYKIDPVHFLDPCINIQWAAFVLRQKINEYQETWTAVGRYNGSRNIAGYSWKVYRALERLAGIRRARGLLR
- a CDS encoding heavy metal-binding domain-containing protein; translation: MKILTVDVIPGHTYRYFQALIQIETVGIASWRDAVVRFTDFWGGRAKTYDSPIVHATQSMVNRLAQSAAALGADLIIGFDIQIHQVTARYWGWGMAQIIMRGTPIQFMDRDALGTILAGELSPFVARDQSARHPPDGNSLGEAVGMDEMTVPSLDTARLGTRR
- the traN gene encoding conjugal transfer protein TraN, which encodes MKRMLIGICLAICLVCGVVEVRADCSGIDDPYLKAKCEVEGQKASGLVGAGILAPNMTKVPQYSGSPGCVTAGCSGAAEERYYDDPGSLSAAGGAAASSDERYSKIQQSRIDRDGWDLRTSSPVTTAQSTAATLPTDSIMTESCSVVNMCTSYTEGAGVTGTCQVPGGSRQTCLKIRNPTLLPNACTVPGIPSPPYTSETEVNGCKDLEAAGASGLAALVTTTCLDGAARDLKCAQPYATVLTGGTSGFNAHDHAPGMAMGNFTIESAFPIWDGTRWVVGLNVTGNSAGEDKYGCTNVGSVKTGPYVLTPANPTASGNGSPAYCNSKCSCFGYPMTFTMGAFSPTGPLSWQVPFTFTYESHSIAVMVTGTFLDTYSVAPLTGCFQEEQTWDVTSTAGDTCGEYRDKGCNQVSSRCASVQPGTGYCLMYENTYKCPGPSECSTTQPITQCTKCGKPDSPVPFCVDTSTPPNENLALAATWLAMTKNVEEDWDPDRLRIFTGKRSTCDFSTIGRSLINCCDSDPDKLIGKCSEEEIALARDKHDRKAHLIGTHCVDKGSFLVGSVCLRKEEVYCTMKSELGRMVQEQGRVQLGMTWGSADAPQCDGFTVDQFSALNFQAMDFTEWYKNVSANIDPAVITKEMATKICTYTGTC
- a CDS encoding HD domain-containing protein encodes the protein MVPRLIEITLEDLAKDVWLPLNLDFIQQTGELVEEAEPEGSPAEYAPPDPEVAVAPAALTYPSASTSVEGPSSAQPVLPPQGGAQAATLDPATSTRPVSSGRSSALIRDFIMPYQPVIESQRALEPLLTVVKILEEYGDCPSIVTAGIERDEECTDLYSIRDTLAKITLRDHTYRVTELALALLKQTYRDGDLMIPKVLVATLGHDLGKIPRFRATAAHAMGDHPVVSAIKLQECFAGTSIPWFSEVLDAIKGHHRIGKDRLGVILRQADGQARVKEMILSTQEMQEKPLDSWCAGPEVLAIVAPRINRPLKGNKWAAFSLKGVVYVTPDAILEAAKELARQKKIVEMGLIRSTDREDTLRRLVKILGAADLLAMEIGEHFYGRPFDIFT